In Flavivirga abyssicola, the following are encoded in one genomic region:
- a CDS encoding toxin-antitoxin system YwqK family antitoxin, which translates to MKRVFLLTAILSVTISSAQREKKEYYDTGELKSVIEYNDNGFPGDSKYYYKNGNLEKTGRWGGRYTLGGIKTYIGGEWKYYHENGKLSAVGYFYDNEKTGEWKEYNKNGLLTGSFDFDSNKRKIYYETGQLRQEGSLINNKPHGECYVYYENGKLYAIQNFNNGKRNGLWKEYYENGNIKNEYNFESDKLDGLWTTYYEDGKLFTTREYVEHKLMNVLKLLNRNGDSLDTGTFKNGNGLLNVYNPEGKLEEQVTVKNGIFIQD; encoded by the coding sequence ATGAAAAGAGTTTTTTTATTGACAGCAATTTTGTCCGTTACCATCTCATCTGCACAAAGGGAGAAAAAAGAGTATTATGATACTGGTGAATTAAAATCTGTAATTGAATATAATGATAATGGATTCCCTGGAGATAGTAAATATTATTACAAAAATGGCAATTTAGAAAAAACAGGCCGCTGGGGAGGTAGATATACTTTGGGTGGCATAAAAACTTATATAGGTGGGGAATGGAAATATTACCATGAAAACGGTAAACTTTCTGCAGTTGGGTATTTTTATGATAATGAAAAGACAGGTGAATGGAAAGAGTATAATAAGAATGGTTTATTAACTGGCAGCTTTGATTTTGACAGCAATAAGAGAAAAATTTACTATGAAACAGGTCAATTACGGCAAGAAGGTTCGTTAATAAATAATAAGCCACATGGAGAATGTTACGTTTACTATGAGAATGGAAAACTGTATGCAATTCAAAATTTTAATAATGGAAAACGAAATGGGCTCTGGAAAGAATACTATGAAAATGGGAATATAAAAAATGAATATAATTTTGAATCCGATAAATTAGATGGTTTGTGGACTACTTATTATGAAGATGGTAAATTATTTACAACAAGAGAATATGTTGAGCATAAGTTAATGAATGTTTTAAAATTGCTCAATAGAAATGGGGATAGTTTAGATACGGGAACTTTTAAAAATGGGAATGGGTTGCTAAATGTCTATAACCCCGAAGGTAAGTTAGAAGAACAGGTAACTGTTAAGAATGGGATATTTATCCAAGATTAA